AAATACATCTCGTATTCGAACGGGTGCGGCATGGTGGCGATGGCGTGTACTTCCTCGCGCTTCACTTTGAGCCACTGGCGGATGAGGGACTCGGGGAACACACCGCCGCGCTGTAGGAATTCGTTGTCGAGTTCCAGCGCGTCTAGGGCTTCGGCCAGATTGCGCGGGAGGAATTTGAGCGAGGGGATGCCCGAGATGTCGCCGTCGTGCGGACCAAAACCCTCGGCGGCCGGATCGATGCGGTTCACGATGCCGTCGATGCCCGCCATCATCATCGCCGCAAGCATCAGATAGGGATTGGCCGTTGCGTCGGGCGGACGGTATTCCATCCGTGTCTCCTTCGGATCGGACACGTAACGCGGAATACGGATGCACGAGCAGCGGTTGGCCATGCCGTAGGTCACGGCCACGGGCGCTTCAAAACCGGGCACCAGACGCTTGTAGGAATTTGTGCTCGGATTGGTGAAGGCCGCCAGCGCGTGAGCATGTTTCAAGAGGCCGCCGATGTAATGCCGTCCGGTCTCGCTGAAATTGGCGTAGGTGCCTTCCTCGTAGAACACGTTGGTGTCGCCGCGCATCAGGAACTGGTGCAGGTGCAGTCCGCTGCCCGCCTGCTGATACATCGGCTTCGGCATGAAGGTGATGTGCAGGTTATGCTGTACGGCCTGGTTGAAGAGGATGTACTTGGCGGTCACGATGTTGTCGGCCGTCTTGAGCAGCGGATCGAAGAAGAGTTCGATTTCCTGCTGTCCGCGCTCCCCCACCTCGTGGTGATGGTACTTCACGGGTATGCCCGCGCGTTTGAGCAGCGTGCAGCTCTCGTCGCGCAGATCGTCGTAGAGGTCGAAGGGATTACACGCGTGGTACGCGTTGTGGTAGAATTCCTCGGCGTGTTCGATGTGATAATACGAGGCCGAGGTGCGCGTATCGTAGTCCACCTTCGAAAAAATGTAGTACTCGAATTCGGGGCCCCACAGCGAACGGTCGGCGATGCCGAGTGTCGAGAGCAGCTTCTCGGCCTGGGCGGCAATCCAGCGCACATCCTGCGGGAAACGGGAACGCGCCGCGTCGGTGAGAAGTATGTCGGTGTAACAGGTAAGCGTCGGTTTGTCGCGGAACAGATCGGGCTGCAGCGTCGAGAGATCGGGCTTGACGATCATGTCGCTGTTCTCGGCCTTGGCGAAACCGTAACTCGAACCGTCGAAACCCACGCCGTGTGCCATGATGCGTGCGAGTGTGTCGGACTCGAGCGGCAGCGTCACGTGATGCAGGCGGCCGACAAGGTCGATCGTCTTCAGGTCGATGAATTGAGTGGCGTGCTCGGAGATGAGCTTCTGGGCGCGGTCGAGATCTGTCACGAGGTACTCCGGTCTGTGTCGCGAAAGGCGCCCGTCCTGCGGGAAACCAATGGACGGGCGAAAAGTGTGAAAAAATAGGTCTATGTCGGGAGAAAGACAACTTGCTTCCAAGAGCCGGTTTTGCTAAATAGGAATGCTTACAAAACAGACAATCCTCTCTTTATTCGGGCCCCGGTCGCCCTCACCCTAGCATACGCGGAGGAACACCGTGTCATGAAACACTTTCAGGGTCTCTTTTGCCTGTGTGCATCGCTGCTGATCCTCGCCGCCGGCACACGCTGCACGGCGGGCGGTCCGGACGGCGACGTGTTGCGGCCGGAACGCCTCCGCGGCACAACATGGTATCTGGGTTTTGATGCCGGACTCAATTACGCGCAGTATTTCGGCACACACGCCTACCGCGCGGGGCTCATGAACCAGAATTATCTCATCAGCACCTGGGCGCGCTTCGAAGGCGGGAACGGATTCGGTTTCATACTGAACGGGACGGTCGACGTCCCGTTGTCAGACAAGACGGGTTTTGTCGCAAAACTCGGATACATCGGCCGCACCGACACGTATTCCTCCACTTTCGACAATCCCATCTTCTACATCGATCCCGCGACCGGCTTCCCCGATCATGCAACACTGAAATCGGAACTGGAACTCTCGATGCAGTTTGTGAACATCGATCTCCTGCTCCGCTATCAGCTCGCGCGGAAATCGTGGTATGTTCTGGGAGGCCTGTCGATCGGCCTGCTGCAAGGCAGCAGCGGCACCTTCACACAATCCATCGTCGCGCCCGACGGGGTCACGTATCCGGCCTATACCGCCGCGGGCGGCATCACACCCTCCGGTTTCCGCGCCCTCGAAATTCGTGACGTGGAAATCAAGGAGTTCGAGGAGGCACGTTTTGCCATCAAGGCCGGTGTCGGCACATGGATCCCGCTGTCCAAATCCGTGTTCTTCACACCCGAACTCTGTCTCGATTTCCCGCTGAACGCCTTCCTCGATCAACCGGGTGAAGCACTCATGTTTATTCCCGCATCCGACATGCGGTTCATGACCGTGACACTCACGGCCGGACTCCGCTTCGGATTGTGATACGCGCTACTGTCTGACTTACGCACACTTTCCACACAGGACACGATCCAATGAAACCACGACACGTTTCTCCACGCGCAGTGATGCTGTTCGCCGTCATGTGCCTTCTGCTCGCGCCCGCGTTGGACGCGGTGAGCGGCGGACCCGACGGCGACGTGCTGCGGCCCGGCCGTTCCTCCGGCCTCGTCTGGAACCTCGGTTTCGACGCGGGCATCACCTACTCGTCGTTCTCGAATGGACCGATCAGCTTCCGCTCGCCGAATCCCTACTGGGGCGGCCTCACCTTTGCGGAGCAGATCGCGAACTGGAATCCCCTGCAACCCGATATCGCCCTGCCTCTCGAGAGCACCATCGACGGCGGCTCCGGCCTCGGCTTTGTGCTCGGCGCCACGGCCGACCTGAGTCTGTCACGCATGTTCGGCCTCGCGCTGAAGGTGAACTATCACACGCGCAACGGCAGCTTCTCGAACGAATACGATACGCAGTTCCTGCATCCGACCACCACCACCGGGCAGACCATGGTGCTGCGTGACGAGGTTGATTGGAGCTTCACGTACATCGGCGTGGATCTGCTCGCGCGCATACAATTACTGGAAGACAGTTGGTATCTGCTTGTTGGGCCGTCCTTCGGGAGTCTCAGCTCCAACAACGCCAAACTTACGCAGACCATTGTGCGGCCCGACGACATCTATTACACCGAGCAGGTGTACCAGAACAATCCGACCGAGCGCCAGTTGAAGTCTGCCGGTTCCGAAGGTGAAATCACGGGCTTCGAGAGCAGCCGTTTCGATCTGAAGGCCGGCGTGGGAACATGGATACCGCTCGGACCCACGTTATTCCTCACGCCCGAAGTGACCGTGGCGATACCGCTCACAAAGATCGCAAAGGGCGTGAGCGGCACGGCGCGTTTTAATCCGCCATTCACACCGAACAATCCCGACTGGAATGCACTGACCATATTCGCCACCGTCGGCATACGCTGGCGCCTGAAATGAACGGAGAGACAGCCATGAAAAAAGTGATCCCTGTATTGATCCTCCTTCCGGCGATTCTGTTCTCCGTTCACGCGCAGAGCACGGAATCGATCGAGAACCGGCAGATCATCACGCCAAAAACATACGAAGTGACACTCACGAATCTGGGCGAGGAGGTCAATTCCTCCGACGACGATTTTTCGCCGCTGGTGCTCGGAAACGGCCGTGTGATCTACTTCACCACCAACCGTGACGGCGATCAGAACATCTACTCCGCGATCTCCGAGGGCACGGCATGGAAACAGACGATGAACGTGGGACCAAGCGTCAACACCGACGGCAATGACGGCTCGGCGTGTATGACACCCGACGGTCATTGGATGGTGTTCAGCGCCTGCGGCCGCGAGGACGGGCTGGGCGACTGCGACCTGTACATCGCCGAGTACGCGGGCGGCACCTGGCGCAACATCAAGAATCTGCGCGCGGTGAACTCGCCGCAGTGGGATTCGCAGCCCTCGCTCTCGCCGGACGGTATGACACTGTACTTTGTGTCGGAGCGCGAGGGAGGCCAGGGACTTGGTGACGTGTGGATGTCGAAGCGCAGCGGTGACGACTGGTCAGTGCCCGTGAATCTCGGCACACCCGTCAACACCGCGGGCGACGAGATGAGTCCCTTTATTGCGGCCGACAACCGCACGTTGTACTTCTCGTCCAACGGACATCCCGGCGTGGGCGGCTTCGACGTGTACGTGTCGCGCGCGGCGGGCGGCGCCTGGGGCGCGGTCGAGAACGCGGGTGCGCCGATCAACTCGGCATACGACGACATGTTCTTCACGACGCAGCTCGGCACCGAGAATGTGTTTTTTGCCTCGTCGCGTCCCGAAGGCAGCGGCGACCTCGACCTCTTCATGGGCGTGCCGAATCCCCTGCCGCCCGGCGCGGTGACCGCAGTGCTCGGCAGCGTGGCCGACAGCAAGACCAAGGCCCCCGTGGGTGCGACACTCACCGTGCGGGATCTGAAGACCAACGAAGTGGTGAGTTCCTTCCACAGCAACGACATGGACGGCAATTACGTGGTGGTGCTGCAGCCCGGCCGTTCCTACGCCATCACCGCCGAGGCGCCCGGGTATCTGTTCTACTCCGACCGTTTCGACGTGCCGCGTGATGCCGCGAACAACACCATCCGAAAGAACATCGAACTCACGCGCGACATCGTGCGTCTGCTCGTGTACTTCGATTTCGACAAGTCGACACTGCAGCAGGAGTCGTCGGTGGATCTCGACCGCGCCGTGCAGTGGTTGAAGACCAACAGCAGCGTGCGTGTGGAACTCGCCGGACACACCGACAATGTCGGTTCCGCCGATTACAACAAACGGCTCTCGCAGGAACGCGCGAAGGCCGTGATGGATTACCTGATCTCGAAAGGCATCCCATCATCGCGCATGACCTCGAACGGGTACGGCATGGATCAGCCCGTGGCCACCAACGAGACCGAGGAAGGCCGCGCGTTGAACCGCCGCGTGGAGTTCCGCGTTAAATAAGACTCATCACTCTTTTTATCCACCGGCGCCCCGTTCCGCCCCCGCGGACGGGGCGCTCTCACGCCTCACGACGTGGGTTGGTGAATGTCGCCCGCTTCGCGGGCTCGTGAACTTCGATGGCGTGCCTCTCCCACGCCTCACGGCGTGGGTTGGTGAATGCCGCCCGCTTCGCGGGCTCGTGAACTTCGACGGCGTGCCTCTCCCACGCCTCACGGCGTGGGTTGGTTAATGCCGCCCCTCCGGGGCTCAGCGAGACACTGTGCCGCTGTCTCGCGTCCGCACTCCCCCGTCCTCACTCCCCACTCCCTACCCCCAACTCCCCACTCCCAACTCCCTACTCCCAACTCCTCACTCCCAACTCCCAACTCCCAACTCCCCACTCCCAACTCCCCACTCCCAACTCCCACCTCCCTCCCGTATATTAGGCCCCATGGCTCGTTCCCTTACCATCGTCCTGACAAACGACGCGCGCGACATAGCGGGCGGCGAAAACTACGTATTGTATGTCGCGC
The sequence above is a segment of the Ignavibacteriota bacterium genome. Coding sequences within it:
- a CDS encoding outer membrane beta-barrel protein encodes the protein MKPRHVSPRAVMLFAVMCLLLAPALDAVSGGPDGDVLRPGRSSGLVWNLGFDAGITYSSFSNGPISFRSPNPYWGGLTFAEQIANWNPLQPDIALPLESTIDGGSGLGFVLGATADLSLSRMFGLALKVNYHTRNGSFSNEYDTQFLHPTTTTGQTMVLRDEVDWSFTYIGVDLLARIQLLEDSWYLLVGPSFGSLSSNNAKLTQTIVRPDDIYYTEQVYQNNPTERQLKSAGSEGEITGFESSRFDLKAGVGTWIPLGPTLFLTPEVTVAIPLTKIAKGVSGTARFNPPFTPNNPDWNALTIFATVGIRWRLK
- a CDS encoding outer membrane beta-barrel protein encodes the protein MKHFQGLFCLCASLLILAAGTRCTAGGPDGDVLRPERLRGTTWYLGFDAGLNYAQYFGTHAYRAGLMNQNYLISTWARFEGGNGFGFILNGTVDVPLSDKTGFVAKLGYIGRTDTYSSTFDNPIFYIDPATGFPDHATLKSELELSMQFVNIDLLLRYQLARKSWYVLGGLSIGLLQGSSGTFTQSIVAPDGVTYPAYTAAGGITPSGFRALEIRDVEIKEFEEARFAIKAGVGTWIPLSKSVFFTPELCLDFPLNAFLDQPGEALMFIPASDMRFMTVTLTAGLRFGL
- a CDS encoding glutamine synthetase beta-grasp domain-containing protein yields the protein MTDLDRAQKLISEHATQFIDLKTIDLVGRLHHVTLPLESDTLARIMAHGVGFDGSSYGFAKAENSDMIVKPDLSTLQPDLFRDKPTLTCYTDILLTDAARSRFPQDVRWIAAQAEKLLSTLGIADRSLWGPEFEYYIFSKVDYDTRTSASYYHIEHAEEFYHNAYHACNPFDLYDDLRDESCTLLKRAGIPVKYHHHEVGERGQQEIELFFDPLLKTADNIVTAKYILFNQAVQHNLHITFMPKPMYQQAGSGLHLHQFLMRGDTNVFYEEGTYANFSETGRHYIGGLLKHAHALAAFTNPSTNSYKRLVPGFEAPVAVTYGMANRCSCIRIPRYVSDPKETRMEYRPPDATANPYLMLAAMMMAGIDGIVNRIDPAAEGFGPHDGDISGIPSLKFLPRNLAEALDALELDNEFLQRGGVFPESLIRQWLKVKREEVHAIATMPHPFEYEMY
- a CDS encoding PD40 domain-containing protein, producing the protein MKKVIPVLILLPAILFSVHAQSTESIENRQIITPKTYEVTLTNLGEEVNSSDDDFSPLVLGNGRVIYFTTNRDGDQNIYSAISEGTAWKQTMNVGPSVNTDGNDGSACMTPDGHWMVFSACGREDGLGDCDLYIAEYAGGTWRNIKNLRAVNSPQWDSQPSLSPDGMTLYFVSEREGGQGLGDVWMSKRSGDDWSVPVNLGTPVNTAGDEMSPFIAADNRTLYFSSNGHPGVGGFDVYVSRAAGGAWGAVENAGAPINSAYDDMFFTTQLGTENVFFASSRPEGSGDLDLFMGVPNPLPPGAVTAVLGSVADSKTKAPVGATLTVRDLKTNEVVSSFHSNDMDGNYVVVLQPGRSYAITAEAPGYLFYSDRFDVPRDAANNTIRKNIELTRDIVRLLVYFDFDKSTLQQESSVDLDRAVQWLKTNSSVRVELAGHTDNVGSADYNKRLSQERAKAVMDYLISKGIPSSRMTSNGYGMDQPVATNETEEGRALNRRVEFRVK